From the Brachyhypopomus gauderio isolate BG-103 chromosome 5, BGAUD_0.2, whole genome shotgun sequence genome, one window contains:
- the LOC143514214 gene encoding stabilin-2-like, whose protein sequence is MPCRYCGMTISSDCPSTSKPKGVQRCDLSRRFLSMKTGCQSVCTMVIWNPKCCSGYYGRDCLACPGGPRSPCSNHGQCDEDHLGNGTCACFPGFKGTACELCIDGHFGADCKACNCSEHGLCDEGPGGTGSCFCDEGWTGPRCENKLADGPVCLPACHAKAVCAKNNTCMCRPFYEGDGLTCTVADLCGFWNGGCSKNAKCSQKEEKVNCTCWKGYSGDGYVCSPVDPCVADDNGGCHEHAVCTMTGPNKKKCECKSNYIGDELECELKVLTVDRCMLDNGQCHSDAQCTDLHYQDKTIGVFHYRSPLGVYKLNYTQSQEACKQEGGTIATYIQLSYAQQAGYSMCAAGWLQQERVAYPMSYSNPKCGYGHVGIVDYGKQTDLGKTWDTFCYRPKDVSCECKRGYIGDGFSCTRNLLQVLSSKPNFSNFLSQILTYSRTSVSGQEFVRRLSNITTQSTLFVPNNDGLYENETLSYRDLEHHLLDGRALELQALINVSHVQTHLGHTLNVKGVPSLQSPQTRASSGYVNDRYIIESDILASNGIIHVLHGPLKAPPPPPSSLHPAHKAGMGIGVLLLVILIMAGAFVAYHFYSQQSKPFQFHYFREDENEESSPSGSVPYISNPMYESAPAPAEHRPPEEGKDKHQVVAGGSYDLLQDS, encoded by the exons ATGCCTTGTAGATATTGTGGTATGACAATATCATCTGACTGCCCTTCAACAAGTAAACCAAAG GGTGTTCAGCGGTGCGACCTGTCCAGACGCTTCTTATCTATGAAAACCGGATGCCAGTCCGTGTGCACCATGGTCATATGGAACCCCAAGTGTTGCTCGGGCTACTACGGCAGGGACTGTCTCG CCTGTCCTGGAGGGCCGAGATCCCCCTGCAGTAACCATGGACAGTGCGATGAGGATCACCTAGGCAACGGCACCTGTGCATGTTTTCCTGGGTTCAAGGGAACTGCCTGTGAATTGTGCATAGATGGCCACTTTGGAGCAGACTGCAAAG CCTGTAACTGTTCCGAACATGGATTGTGTGATGAGGGTCCGGGCGGCACTGGCTCCTGCTTTTGTGACGAGGGCTGGACTGGTCCACGTTGCGAAAACAAGCTGG CCGACGGCCCTGTGTGCCTCCCTGCTTGCCACGCGAAGGCTGTGTGCGCCAAGAACAACACCTGCATGTGTAGGCCGTTTTATGAGGGAgacgggctcacctgcacag TGGCCGACCTGTGTGGGTTCTGGAACGGAGGCTGCTCGAAGAATGCCAAGTGCTCCCAGAAGGAGGAGAAGGTGAACTGCACCTGCTGGAAGGGCTACTCTGGAGACGGCTACGTGTGCTCGCCCGTGGACCCCTGCGTTGCAGACGATAACGGAGGGTGTCATGAGCATGCCGTCTGCACCATGACCGGACCA AACAAGAAGAAGTGTGAGTGTAAGTCTAACTACATCGGTGATGAACTGGAGTGTGAGCTGAAGGTGCTCACAGTGGATCGCTGCATGCTGGATAACGGCCAGTGTCATTCTGATGCCCAGTGTACTGACCTGCACTACCAGG ATAAGACCATCGGAGTCTTCCACTACCGTTCTCCACTGGGTGTGTACAAACTCAACTACACACAGTCCCAGGAGGCCTGCAAGCAGGAGGGAGGCACCATTGCTACGTACATACAACTCTCCTACGCTCAACAG GCTGGTTACAGCATGTGTGCTGCGGGGTGGCTCCAGCAGGAGCGCGTGGCCTACCCCATGAGCTACTCCAACCCCAAATGCGGTTATGGTCACGTGGGCATCGTGGATTACGGAAAACAAACAGACCTGGGCAAGACCTGGGACACGTTCTGCTACCGGCCAAAAG ATGTGAGCTGTGAGTGTAAGAGGGGCTACATTGGTGATGGATTCTCTTGCACTAGAAACCTGCTACAGGTTCTGTCTTCCAAGCCCAACTTTTCCAACTTTCTCTCA CAAATCCTGACTTACTCCAGAACCTCAGTATCAGGTCAGGAATTTGTGAGGCGTCTCAGCAACATAACCACCCAGTCCACACTGTTTGTGCCTAATAACGACGGTCTCTATGAGAACGAG ACACTGTCCTACAGGGATTTAGAGCACCACCTACTGGATGGGAGAGCTCTAGAGCTGCAAGCTCTCATTAATGTCAGCCATGTCCAAACACATCTGGGACACACCCTCAATGTGAAAGGGGTCCCTAGCCTGCAGAGCCCCCAGACACGG GCTTCCTCTGGATATGTAAATGACCGTTACATCATTGAGTCTGACATACTTGCATCCAATGGGATCATCCACGTGCTGCATGGACCACTgaaagctcctccccctccgccCTCTTCCCTCCACCCCGCCCACAAGGCAGGGATGGGCATCGGGGTTCTGCTACTCGTCATCCTTATCATGGCTGGTGCATTTGTGGCCTATCATTTCTACTCCCAGCAGTCCAAGCCCTTCCAGTTCCACTACTTCAGG GAAGACGAGAATGAAGAAAGCAGTCCTTCAGGATCAGTCCCGTACATCTCTAACCCCATGTACGAGTCTGCACCTGCCCCCGCCGAACACCGCCCCCCAGAGGAAGGT AAGGACAAGCACCAGGTGGTCGCCGGTGGCTCGTATGATCTTCTGCAGGACAGCTAA